The DNA segment ATCGCAAAGGAGCTTTTTGAGTCGTTTGACCTCGCGCCCGTGCTGCAAATCAGCCATATCGCGATCCCGCAGATCGTGTGCAGGCTGCTAAATTTGCCTATTTCGATATTTGAGCACGGCGAGATCGAAAAAATCCTAAATCAAAACGAAGAGTGGCTAAAAAGGCTGGCTTTCGTAAATACGGTCGAGGGCATCGACGAGATTTTGCCGCTGGTTCCGGACGAGATAAAAACCGCGCTACTTGAGATAAAAGAGCTGGCGCAGGCGGTAAAATATGAAAATTTAAGAATTGTTCCGTTATATTATTCAAAGATGAGGTATTATGACAAGCTGTTTTTTAGATTTTTAGGCGGCAACGCCGTGCTAAGCGGCGGCGGCAACTACGAGATAGAGGGCATCAAAAGCAGCGGATTTGGCGTATATACCGACGCGTTAATCGAAAATTTAGATCAAAAGGAGAGAGTATGAGCAAGGCTGACGTGATAGTGGGCGTGCAGTGGGGAGACGAAGGCAAGGGCAAGATCGTAGATCTGCTAAGCGGCGACTACGATATGGTGTGCAGGTGCCAAGGCGGGCACAACGCGGGCCACACGATCGTCGTGGAGGGTAAGAAAATCGCGCTGCATCAGGTTCCTTCGGGCATACTTCATAAAAATATAATCAACATCATCGGCAACGGCGTTGTGCTCTGTCCGGCCGCGATAATCGAAGAACTAAAGCAGTTTGGAGACGTCTCGGGGCGGTTATTTATCAGCGACAAGGCGCATTTAAATTTGCCTTATCACGCGCAAATCGACCAAGCCAAAGAAAAGGCCAAAGGCGCACACGCTATCGGCACGACCGGCAAGGGCATAGGGCCTGCGTATAGCGACAAAATCAGCCGCAGCGGACACCGCGTAGGGGAGCTAAAAAATCCCGAAAAGCTTTGCGACGCGATCTTAGCCGATTTTGCGGCAAATAAAGCGTTTTTAGACGTTTTGGGCGTCAAAGCGCCTGCGCGCGAGGAGCTTTTGGGCGAGCTAAAGAGCTACGAGGCTGCGCTGGGTAAATTTATCGTAGATACCACGCATATGGTGTGGGAAGCCATAGACGCGGATAAGAAAATTTTACTCGAGGGTGCGCAGGGCACGCTGCTAGACATCGATCACGGCACGTATCCTTTCGTAACCAGCTCAAACACCGTAACCGCAGGCAGCTGCAGCGGTATCGGACTAAGCCCTAAAAACGTCGGCGACGTAATCGGCATCATCAAAGCCTACACCACGCGCGTTGGCAACGGCACTTTCCCGACCGAGGATATGGGCGAGGACGGCGAAAAGATACGCGATATCGGACGCGAATACGGCGCTACGACTGGCAGACCGCGCCGCACGGGTTGGTTTGACGCAGTCGGAGTGAGATACGCAGCGAGGCTTGACGGCGTGGATAAATTTGCGCTGATGAAGCTTGACGTTTTAGACGGCTTTAAAAAGGTAAAAATCTGCAAAGCCTACGAGAAAAACGGCAAGATAATCGAGTATTTCCCAAGCGATTTGGAGGGCGTAAAACCGGTTTACGAGGAGCTTGAGGGCTGGGATAAGGTAGAAGGGGTGCGCAAATTTGACGATCTACCCGCAAATGCCAAGGCTTTTATCAAACGCATCGAGGAGATCACGGGCGTAAAGGTCGGCATAGTATCTACTAGCCC comes from the Campylobacter rectus genome and includes:
- a CDS encoding ATP phosphoribosyltransferase regulatory subunit; translated protein: MSEFDANVYEHDIPSGTRLYFGQSAKLKRKIERTASEILEKNGFHEIVTPFFSYHQHLSVQPTALVRFSDHENHQISLRADSTVDVVRIVLRRLKDTEPKRWFYIQPVFKYPSAEIYQIGAELIGESDLATSVKIAKELFESFDLAPVLQISHIAIPQIVCRLLNLPISIFEHGEIEKILNQNEEWLKRLAFVNTVEGIDEILPLVPDEIKTALLEIKELAQAVKYENLRIVPLYYSKMRYYDKLFFRFLGGNAVLSGGGNYEIEGIKSSGFGVYTDALIENLDQKERV
- a CDS encoding adenylosuccinate synthase; its protein translation is MSKADVIVGVQWGDEGKGKIVDLLSGDYDMVCRCQGGHNAGHTIVVEGKKIALHQVPSGILHKNIINIIGNGVVLCPAAIIEELKQFGDVSGRLFISDKAHLNLPYHAQIDQAKEKAKGAHAIGTTGKGIGPAYSDKISRSGHRVGELKNPEKLCDAILADFAANKAFLDVLGVKAPAREELLGELKSYEAALGKFIVDTTHMVWEAIDADKKILLEGAQGTLLDIDHGTYPFVTSSNTVTAGSCSGIGLSPKNVGDVIGIIKAYTTRVGNGTFPTEDMGEDGEKIRDIGREYGATTGRPRRTGWFDAVGVRYAARLDGVDKFALMKLDVLDGFKKVKICKAYEKNGKIIEYFPSDLEGVKPVYEELEGWDKVEGVRKFDDLPANAKAFIKRIEEITGVKVGIVSTSPEREDTIVR